A window from Nitrospiraceae bacterium encodes these proteins:
- a CDS encoding EamA family transporter, which translates to MNPTSFSLIIFGVLLNAAAQLLLKAGVGSVGVIALDFGSIFSAGSRLGMHPFILGGLTCYVVSVMIWILALSRVEVSVAYPMLSLGYIVNALAASALFGEQLTPTKLVGIGIICFGVFVLARN; encoded by the coding sequence ATGAATCCAACAAGTTTTTCTTTAATTATCTTTGGAGTATTGCTGAACGCCGCCGCCCAGCTTCTTTTGAAAGCGGGAGTGGGTAGCGTTGGAGTCATTGCGTTGGATTTTGGCAGCATTTTCTCGGCGGGTTCACGCCTGGGAATGCATCCCTTCATTCTCGGCGGCCTCACATGTTATGTCGTCAGTGTCATGATTTGGATCCTTGCTCTGTCCCGGGTGGAGGTGAGTGTGGCCTACCCGATGTTGTCATTGGGCTACATCGTCAATGCTCTCGCAGCTTCGGCCCTGTTTGGTGAGCAGTTGACGCCGACAAAGCTCGTCGGCATCGGGATCATTTGTTTCGGTGTGTTCGTGCTCGCCAGGAATTGA
- a CDS encoding response regulator transcription factor, protein MKILVIEDDQETALYIANGLTEEGYVVDIRADGQEGLMQAMDETYEVLIVDRMVPGLDGLSLVRKLRTAKVKTPVLFLSALGEIGQRVEGLEAGGDDYLSKPFAFLELKARIEALRRRSPLQTVDARLRIGDLEMDLITRKVRRGEVPIDLQPREFRLLEVLMRNAGRVVTRTMLLEQVWEFYFDPRTSVVETHISRLRTKINKGFRHHLIHTVRGVGYRLDPDA, encoded by the coding sequence ATGAAAATTCTCGTAATTGAAGACGACCAAGAAACAGCCTTATACATCGCCAACGGTCTCACCGAAGAGGGGTATGTTGTCGACATTAGAGCCGACGGCCAAGAGGGATTAATGCAAGCCATGGATGAGACCTATGAGGTGTTGATCGTTGACCGGATGGTACCCGGCCTCGACGGGCTCAGTCTTGTGAGAAAACTTCGTACCGCGAAGGTGAAGACTCCTGTGCTCTTTCTCAGTGCTCTCGGTGAGATTGGACAGCGGGTTGAAGGTCTCGAAGCCGGAGGAGACGACTATTTGTCTAAACCTTTTGCCTTTTTGGAATTGAAGGCTCGGATTGAGGCTCTCCGTCGACGTTCTCCCCTTCAAACGGTTGATGCACGGTTGCGCATCGGTGATCTTGAAATGGACCTCATTACACGGAAGGTGAGACGGGGGGAGGTGCCGATTGATCTTCAGCCTCGTGAATTCCGTCTCCTCGAAGTTCTGATGCGGAATGCAGGTCGTGTCGTCACCCGGACGATGCTTCTTGAGCAGGTCTGGGAATTTTATTTTGATCCTCGCACCAGCGTGGTCGAGACCCATATCAGCCGCTTGAGAACGAAGATCAACAAGGGCTTCAGGCATCATTTGATTCATACCGTGCGTGGCGTGGGGTACCGTTTGGATCCGGATGCGTAA
- a CDS encoding HAMP domain-containing protein: MRNLFRTASFRLTILTAALFLVFVIVTFAIYYWIAVSYVYQRIDEEMVWKIQTLTQEYQSGSFDPSDPDLVEPGTYLLWQDASGRFIAKNLPKEPDVQRWLFQLPPESIPMNNASKSFRAKAVSLPDGSRMVVASDLHDIHVVNEFFGEVFVWIFVSVVILSSGCGVLVSTLTLRRVGEINLLAKDIMNGHLDRRIPLRGTNDEFDRLSTNLNLMLDQIEKLMEQVRQVSIDMAHDLRTPLTRLRQRLEGARRQARCMEDYENAIDKALIQNDEILETFSALLRIAYVGSGVDRRRFEDVSLTDILETIKETYEPIVDERKQSLFSTIESGLVVRADKKLLTQMIVNLLENAIRHSPAETHISIIASHAKGGLMVAIADTGPGVPESEQRRIFEPFYRMEASRSTSGSGLGLSVVAAIADLHGITINLSDNHPGLRVTLIFPNIPIRTL; this comes from the coding sequence ATGCGTAACCTTTTTCGTACCGCAAGTTTCCGATTGACCATTCTCACGGCGGCCCTCTTCCTGGTCTTCGTGATCGTGACATTCGCGATTTATTATTGGATAGCGGTGAGCTACGTCTACCAGCGTATAGACGAGGAGATGGTCTGGAAGATCCAGACGTTAACCCAGGAGTATCAGTCGGGATCCTTCGATCCTTCTGATCCTGATCTGGTGGAGCCGGGTACCTACCTTCTGTGGCAAGACGCGAGTGGCCGATTCATTGCGAAGAATCTTCCGAAAGAGCCGGATGTCCAACGGTGGTTATTCCAACTCCCGCCAGAGTCCATCCCAATGAACAATGCCAGCAAGTCCTTCCGCGCGAAAGCCGTTTCATTACCGGATGGTTCACGCATGGTCGTGGCTTCCGATTTACATGACATTCATGTGGTCAATGAGTTCTTTGGTGAGGTCTTTGTTTGGATATTCGTGTCGGTTGTTATATTGAGCAGTGGATGTGGAGTTTTAGTCAGCACCCTGACTCTTCGCCGTGTGGGAGAAATCAATCTTTTAGCGAAAGACATCATGAACGGGCACCTGGATCGTCGGATTCCCCTCAGGGGGACGAACGATGAATTTGATCGATTGAGCACGAACCTGAATCTTATGTTGGATCAGATTGAGAAACTGATGGAGCAGGTCCGTCAGGTCTCGATAGATATGGCTCACGACTTGAGAACGCCACTGACACGCCTGCGACAAAGATTGGAAGGAGCTCGCAGGCAGGCGAGGTGTATGGAGGATTATGAAAATGCCATCGACAAAGCCCTCATCCAAAATGACGAAATTTTAGAGACCTTTAGCGCTCTATTGAGAATTGCGTATGTGGGATCGGGGGTTGATCGACGGAGGTTCGAGGACGTCTCCCTGACCGACATCCTCGAAACGATAAAGGAGACCTATGAGCCGATTGTCGACGAGCGCAAGCAATCCCTGTTCAGTACCATCGAGTCCGGACTGGTAGTCCGAGCCGATAAAAAATTGCTCACCCAAATGATCGTTAACCTGCTGGAAAATGCTATCCGCCATTCCCCGGCGGAAACCCACATTTCAATTATTGCGTCTCACGCAAAGGGGGGCCTGATGGTGGCAATCGCAGACACGGGTCCGGGAGTCCCCGAATCGGAACAGCGCAGGATTTTTGAACCCTTTTATCGAATGGAAGCAAGCCGAAGCACATCGGGTAGCGGACTCGGTCTTAGCGTCGTTGCTGCGATTGCGGACCTTCATGGTATCACCATTAATCTTTCCGATAACCACCCGGGCCTGCGCGTGACTCTGATCTTCCCCAATATCCCTATTCGTACGCTATAA
- a CDS encoding DegT/DnrJ/EryC1/StrS aminotransferase family protein has product MESTLPFTRPSLDEETVQAVSEVLHSGWITSGPKVLAFEEALSTYLGGNRMVRALNSGTSALELALSLCHIGPGDEVIVPAISFACSANVILRAGARPVFVDVDLTSRNLKLDQVATVITKCTKAIMPVHFAGLPVDMDALYRLAGQHHLRVIEDAAHAIGSGWGGRKIGGFGDLVCFSFHPNKNITTIEGGALSVGDPELVPELERLRFHGIARDAQGSIDVVVAGGKYNLSDVSACIGLHQLRHLDEFVARRAELVGRYFTLLGDRSGLVLPARGDQGHSWNMFTVLIPFAELGIERSAFQQAMAARGISIGIHYPAIPGFSLYQSFGYRVTEFPNAQRIGRETVTLPLFPAMTQADVERVCSALIEVLDSRS; this is encoded by the coding sequence ATGGAATCGACATTACCGTTCACCCGTCCTTCCCTTGATGAGGAAACCGTCCAGGCGGTCAGTGAGGTGCTTCACTCAGGCTGGATCACCAGTGGTCCGAAGGTGCTGGCTTTTGAGGAGGCGCTTAGTACGTACCTCGGTGGAAACCGGATGGTACGGGCATTGAATTCCGGCACCAGCGCGCTGGAACTGGCGCTTTCCCTCTGTCATATTGGTCCCGGTGATGAGGTGATCGTGCCCGCGATAAGTTTTGCCTGTAGCGCGAATGTCATTCTGCGTGCCGGCGCACGGCCGGTGTTTGTAGATGTCGATTTGACCAGTCGAAATCTCAAGCTCGATCAGGTTGCGACGGTGATCACAAAATGCACTAAAGCCATCATGCCAGTGCATTTTGCGGGGTTGCCGGTTGATATGGATGCTCTCTATCGTTTGGCCGGTCAGCATCACCTGCGTGTCATCGAGGATGCGGCTCATGCTATTGGGAGCGGGTGGGGAGGTCGCAAGATTGGCGGGTTTGGTGACCTTGTGTGTTTTAGTTTCCATCCCAACAAAAACATCACCACGATAGAGGGTGGTGCACTCTCTGTCGGTGATCCTGAACTTGTCCCGGAGCTTGAAAGACTTCGATTCCACGGTATCGCACGCGATGCTCAAGGCTCCATTGATGTGGTCGTCGCCGGTGGAAAATACAATTTATCAGACGTATCTGCTTGCATCGGCTTACACCAACTCCGGCATCTGGATGAATTTGTGGCCAGGCGGGCGGAGCTGGTCGGCCGTTATTTCACCTTGCTCGGCGATCGCTCCGGGCTCGTACTCCCGGCACGAGGGGATCAAGGTCATAGCTGGAACATGTTCACCGTATTGATCCCGTTTGCAGAACTTGGCATAGAGCGGAGTGCTTTTCAGCAAGCGATGGCAGCTCGTGGTATCAGCATAGGTATTCACTACCCCGCCATTCCAGGATTCAGTCTGTATCAAAGTTTTGGGTACCGGGTCACCGAATTCCCTAATGCCCAGCGCATCGGGCGCGAGACCGTGACCCTTCCACTGTTCCCTGCCATGACTCAGGCAGATGTGGAAAGAGTGTGTTCTGCGCTTATTGAAGTGTTGGATTCAAGATCATAA
- a CDS encoding glycosyltransferase, protein MVEPELTVIIPVYNEEAILPALFSSLYTALDTLGRSYECLFIDDGSTDRSAALLREQFSKRPAHTRIILFNGNFGQHAAILAGFDYMHGLRAVTIDADLQNPPEEIAKLVRKMDEGYDYVGSIRIKRQDSWWRRIASRCINKLREGTTKIRMTDQGCMLRAYDRSIVQAIKRSQEINTFIPALAYLYARNPTEIEVAHRERQAGESKYSLYKLMRINFDLLTGFSLAPLQVFSTVGMVIAMLSGLLVAILLLRRLFVGPEVEGVFTLFGILFFLIGVVLFGIGMLGEYVGRIYQQVQNRPRYIVHATLENPAPGEAMRK, encoded by the coding sequence ATGGTTGAACCTGAACTCACCGTGATCATTCCGGTGTATAACGAAGAGGCCATTTTGCCGGCCTTGTTTTCCAGTCTGTATACCGCATTGGATACGTTGGGACGAAGTTATGAATGTCTATTCATCGACGATGGCAGCACGGATCGCTCTGCGGCCTTGTTGCGTGAGCAATTCAGCAAACGTCCGGCCCATACGCGTATCATTTTGTTCAACGGCAACTTCGGTCAACATGCGGCGATTCTAGCGGGGTTTGATTATATGCATGGTCTGCGGGCGGTCACGATCGACGCCGATCTGCAAAATCCGCCGGAAGAGATTGCCAAGCTTGTTCGTAAGATGGATGAAGGCTACGATTATGTCGGATCCATTCGCATCAAGCGCCAGGATAGTTGGTGGCGTCGAATCGCATCACGTTGCATCAATAAGCTGCGCGAAGGAACGACCAAGATTCGGATGACAGATCAAGGCTGCATGCTACGAGCCTATGATCGTTCCATCGTTCAAGCCATTAAACGGTCTCAGGAGATCAACACGTTTATTCCTGCCCTTGCCTACCTGTATGCCAGGAACCCCACGGAAATCGAAGTCGCCCATCGCGAACGTCAAGCGGGCGAGTCGAAGTATTCGTTGTATAAGCTCATGCGTATCAACTTCGACCTGTTAACAGGATTTTCGCTGGCTCCGTTGCAAGTATTTTCAACCGTCGGGATGGTGATCGCCATGTTGTCCGGTTTGCTTGTGGCGATCCTCCTGCTGCGGCGGCTGTTCGTTGGACCGGAAGTTGAAGGGGTATTTACCCTCTTTGGGATTCTGTTCTTTCTTATCGGGGTCGTGCTGTTCGGGATCGGGATGCTAGGTGAATACGTCGGGCGTATCTACCAACAGGTGCAGAACCGTCCTCGCTATATTGTGCATGCCACACTGGAGAATCCTGCTCCAGGTGAAGCGATGAGAAAATGA